TTTGACAGgctttgagcctgtttggatgggcttatgtctataagctaTTTGCAGTTtataagtttaaaaaaaaaatagttggggtagtctaatttattttttcagcttataagctgctttagataagctaagtcaaataggcccaattattttttgagcttattttaatcacaaaatgattttaagctggtcagtcaaacactcaaaaaagctgaaaataacttataagcaacttataagctaatccaaacaggctctttctTATTAGCTATTtctattagatttttttttttaataataattatATTTGGATAAGTTTGCGTACAACTTAACTATTTCTCTAAGGATATATCACCTCCCACCGGTATAGGTGTTAAATAATTTTACTCACTAATGCTTAGATAAATGGGAAAAAAAATTATCTAGCTCTTTTGAAGTCTTCCATAATTTTTACACATTTCTTCGATTACTAAGTCACATCATGCTAGCAATTCCAATTAGAATAATATCACAATCTAAAAAGACTGAGGGAAGACATCAATTTTAGGTAAGAAAAGCATTAAAGCATCTGATAAAGTCAGGAAGCAATTACAAGAAAACACATAGACaaagttattttaaaaaaaaagggttaaACAACCACCCCATCAAAGATTTCATCACCTTAGTCTTACTTACCATTTCTATTGACAAAGAAACCACTGGTTGAACTAGACAGGTAGTCACAATTTAAGAACCtatttctattattattattatttattattattattaataagcCCCGTAAGGGGACGAATACCATGGGCTGTAAAAATTATACCCACATTAAATTCTTGTATcatgagctatataatttgtatactttatttaactatttttatatcccatgtagacacatgtcatagtacttaatattatttctcttctcatgtatagacatatgcacttcaaatttaattctctgacatatttatttcctccgtgcacttttacttattcacttttaacttttcatgttctagctgaatatttattctcttctcatgtatagacgtatacagttcaattttaattctcctacacaaatttatttcctccatgcacttttacttgttcacttttggctttttacattcttaacatatttatttcctccgtgcacttttactttttcacttttaacttttcatattctagctgaatatttattcttttctcatgtatagacatatgcaattcaattttaattctcctacacaaatttatttcctccatgcatttttacttgttcacttttggcttttTACATTTCTAttatatttctttctattatatataagcggCTTGGGAGAACGAACACGGCTCCCCAAGCTTGTACCAACAACTTCACGAATTATACTCGCATTAAattcttgtaccatgagctatataatttgtacactttattcaactatttttatatccaaTGTAGACATGtatcataatacttaatatttattctcttctcatgtatagacgtatgcactttaaatttaattctccgacacatttatttcctccgtacacttttacttgttcacttttgacttttcgtgttctagctgaatatttattctcttctcatgtatagacatatgtagttcaattttaattctcctacataaatttatttcctccatgcactttaatttgttcacttttgacttttcacattctttaagaagtaataaatctcacgtggatatatgccacagtgttgaatatttattctcttctcatgtacacacgtgtgcacttctattttaattctccggcacatatttatttcctccgtgcacttttacttattcattttgacttttcacgttatttaagaattaataaatgaagtccTCCTTCCGTTCCTTATTACTTAGCCACATTACTATAcctgacttttcacgttctttaagaattaataaaaatgaagtactctcaTCGTCTATATTaacgtagacatgtgtcatagtacttaatatttaattctcttctcatgtatagatgtatgcacttcaaatttaactCTTccacacatttatttcctccgtgcacttttacttgttcacttttgattttcgTGTTCTAACTGAATATTTATTATTTTCTCATCTATAGACATAtgtagttcaattttaattctcctacacaaatttatttcctccgtgcactttaatttgttcatttttgacttttcacagtctttgagaattaataaatctcatgtGGATATATGAGATAacactgaatatttattctcttctcatgtatacaagtGTACACTTCTATTTTAACTCtccaacacatatttatttcctccgtgcacttttacttttgacttttgacttttcacgttatttaagaattaataaatgaaatacttCTTCCGTCCCAtgttacttggccacattactaaaaatatgaAGTACTCCGTTCGTCcttattacttggccacattactaaaaatatatgtctactTTAAATGTGAAGAGAGAACAAACAATAGCACTGacatttgtaccaaaagttattttaatgctcctatacataacttgttcacttttgacttttcacattctttgaaaattaataaataaagtatatattttatcataatattcatatttattgctatatagtctcaatagcctcagaaaatgatttaaaaatgAATAATTAACGTGACaggtaaaataaaaagaagattttttttccTCGATTTtttccttgatatgttaacgtcgacaagtaaaagtaaagggaGAGAGTGACAATTATCCCTGTTTTCCTTCATTGttaatactttacttatttactctcTTTTGCAGTCTCTGATtgttgtttctttacatttataaaatgtattactttatattttcatttcagaattaaaatttggtgattaatgatataacatatatctttctaattttgatttctttgtaacaattaatataaaaaattataatatattttttaattaatttaataaaaatattttaatccaatatatacaacaaaatagttcttatgtttggatatgaacagttacttaattgaaatggatatcaacctgttggtatacatataaaatattgaagaatttaaaagaaaaaatttagaaccaaaatatttattttctctcatattcttactaattttcttttacatcaatGAACAACTTTTATTGTCCTGATAATGATAAAAAGgtctgactctttccatctcaaagacttttaattacaactaaagtgatagtatataaaatacattttgtatatataataacaattagaatatttttaaaatttattttcaaaatacataccttaaagactggctaattaaagtgaaaCACGGGCATGTGttgctagtatatatatatatatatataccagttTCAAACTACCCCCATCATAATTGGAACAAACTActtgatattttttattttaatacatacaaaaatacaaaaacatAACCCCCTCCTTTACTCCACCCCCCGGCAACCCCCCTCCCCGCAGCTACGCCACCCCAACCCCTCTTGAAGAATATTGGCTAGAAGTATGTATTACTTCCAAAAATGGTACCTGTTGTCCCTTAGAATGGTACAAGTGAAGTCTATTCTACTATGGCCCATATGGGTCACTAAAGATACAGAAAACTAGATTAACAGTCCATGTATGTGGTTATGTCTCCAAGAACCATGTTGCTCAAGTTCTTCAAGATTTTCATTATCTTGTCTTCATTGGGTGGTTTTGTTGTTTCAAATTTAGAGTCAGAGTCATGTTTTGTTAACCAATATGTAAGACAAGCTCAGAGGAAATTTGAGCAGAAAACAAACAGGTTTTGGGAGTATGATGATCAATCCAACAGTTGGATTCAAGTGAATTTGCCTTATGACTTAGTTTCTTGTTTCAATGATAACTGTACAAAAGTCAATAGAATTGATCAAACTACTTCTCAAGAACCTGAAAAACAAAGGGAGATAGTTATTACAAAAGTTAAGGATGAGgaaaaaaaatcttattcttATCTCCCTTTGAGAAAAAGAGTTTCTTTGAAAAAAATGTCTGAAACATCCATTTGGATCACTGGTGTAAGTGGATCAATCTATGAAAGATTTTGGAATGGATTGCAGTGGGTAATAGCACCTCATGATTTGCCAATATCAGCAGGATATGCAATTTCTGTTTTCATTGTCAATCAGACAATTCTTGCTCTATCAGAATCAGGATATCTCTATCAGGTAACCTTTAAAAAACATACAAGGCAATCATTCAAGTATCAGATAAATTTTAGTGAATATTGGATCATAATTCTCTTTTGTAATGTTGGAAATAGACTGTCTTAAATGGAACGGCATGGACAGTAAGGATTCGTATAACAAACACCAACTTACTTGGGATTGAGGCataattgtttttgttgttgttgttgttataatagTAGTAGTATCAGATTATAATTCTCAATCAATATTTTCTGTTTGTCTTCATTTTGTGTAAATTTTAGTGAATATCCTATTTTAGTTCTGTTTTATAATTTGAGACGTGGATAGTGAGGATCCATGTAGCCAACCGCAACTTGCTTGGAACTGAAGCGCAGTTGTTGTTTTATCAGATTATGATTCTCAATAAAAATTGTTGTTTATCTACTCAGTTGCAGTTAAGTGATGATCAGCCAGTCTGGATAGATATTACACCACCAAATGATCACCAAACAAGTCAAGTAGCAGAACAAAGTTCTGTAATTCAAATTGTATCAGGAGTTGTCTCCAATGATAGGAGGTGAGTATAGTATATTCACTTGACTATTTCAAtattgaaggattttcttgaggAAAATACGAAGTTAAATTATGTTACTGCAGATAGTTGTGACTTGTCTGAGCTCCAGTCCATGCTAATAAGACCTTGAATTTGTCCTTCAACATCAGGAGAATGTATTTCTGCACAAAGAATGGAACTTTACTAGAACTCACTGAGGTTGATCCCATAAGGTAAGAACCACTCATGTATATGATTGACTAAAGTGGTCTTTAAATTTCTATTGTTGAAGTGTGTGATCATCACATCTAAGATCTTAAACCGTTTGAAACAACACACTTTTATTTAGGCATTTTTCCATTTTGGGCCCGTCGGCCGAAATTAACTAGCGCAATATACAAAGCAAGTACACTGattgtgtatattatatgtggtgtatattatatgtgtatgtTATATGCATTTTTATTCTTAATATACAAAGCTATTCATTTTCTGGCTATTACAGACCTAAATATTTGTTTACAAATGCTATTAGGTGGACCAATCATGGAAAACCCCCTGGAGCAAATGTTGCAGCAATCGCGGACGTATCTACATTTAGATCAGAAGTAGTCTTTACAATTAGGTGAAACAGCAGAAAGCATCCTGATTCTTTTGGTTCAACTGTTCAAATAACCCTTGTGCTTTGCCTAATGGATGTAATGTTTTATTCTATAGTACTGCAGGTGATCTTTATGAATATGATCAGAGCTCAAGGCCATCATGGAAGAAGCATATAAGAAAAGAGTCTTCTACACAAGATACTTCTCTGAAACCATCTATAGGTTGCAGTTTAAAAGGAGTCAATGGAGCTATTTCAAAATCTTTGTTTCTCTTGACTAAGGTGCAAGCTCTTTTCCCCTCCCTCAGCATCACCATCTATTTTGATGCAACACATATCGTGTTTTGACTTCCTTCTTATGAATTTTTGAACATATGAAGGGAGGATATCTAATAGAGAGACGGTCACAACGAAGGAAATGGAAATGGATCAATCATGGAAATCCAAAAGATCATATTGTGTCTTCCATTACATGCCTTTCTGAAGAAAACTTGGCTGAAAATTCAAACTCATTGTTTCTTACAACTGCAGCTGGTTACATTTTCGAATATCGAATTCCAGATCATTCAGGTATGTCTCTGACATACTTTTCTTCTCCTTCTAAATGTGTTAGTTCATTGCTTAGCAACAGTCACAGTATCCAACCATTaaggaaacatcaatattttGAGAATGTAGTTGTAGTGAGTCTAGTAAATCTGCCTCGAAAATTGAATTTTTAACATGAATATACATAttgtatgcataaatatacatataacatacacaaatatacacaatatacataatcagtgtatatgCTTTGTGTATTTTGGCTAGCGCCCGTAATTAATTTCGGCCGacaggccaaaaatgaaaaaaggcCTTTATTAAATCTGCCACGAAAAATTGAACTTTTGACATGAAAACAGGTATTGACCAAGAGGATGATATTAGAGAAAGTTGGATCAATCACGTCTACCCCCCTCATGCCAAGGCTGCAAGAGGAATTCCAGGAGTGCAATTTCAACCTGGCAGAATTATTTTCCCACTTGATGATGGTAGGCTTGGAGAGCTTCACCTATCTGGCCTAGGTGATGAAAATTCCGGACCGAATTATCAAATTAATGCTAGAAGAAGATCATCCCAGAAATATGTCTGGTCTCTAATAGATGCCCCAGAAACTGAAGGATGGAATGCAGAATATTGCACTGAAGAACATGGACCGTTGAATTGCATTGCAGGCATCAAAGATGAAATCAACGAACCTGAGCGAAGGAGATCAAGGAATAGCAAAGAACAACAAAGTTACATATCAATTGATATGTCAGCTAGGAAAAAAGCTCCTGAACCCGAGGGAGACTACAATATCCCGGACAAAAATTTCCATCTGAGGGTGATGCATGAAGGCAAATCATTCTTCCTAATAACGGAAGGTGGTCTAATTTTCGAGTATCTAA
The sequence above is a segment of the Lycium barbarum isolate Lr01 chromosome 6, ASM1917538v2, whole genome shotgun sequence genome. Coding sequences within it:
- the LOC132643611 gene encoding uncharacterized protein LOC132643611 isoform X1, translated to MYVVMSPRTMLLKFFKIFIILSSLGGFVVSNLESESCFVNQYVRQAQRKFEQKTNRFWEYDDQSNSWIQVNLPYDLVSCFNDNCTKVNRIDQTTSQEPEKQREIVITKVKDEEKKSYSYLPLRKRVSLKKMSETSIWITGVSGSIYERFWNGLQWVIAPHDLPISAGYAISVFIVNQTILALSESGYLYQLQLSDDQPVWIDITPPNDHQTSQVAEQSSVIQIVSGVVSNDRRRMYFCTKNGTLLELTEVDPIRWTNHGKPPGANVAAIADVSTFRSEVVFTISTAGDLYEYDQSSRPSWKKHIRKESSTQDTSLKPSIGCSLKGVNGAISKSLFLLTKGGYLIERRSQRRKWKWINHGNPKDHIVSSITCLSEENLAENSNSLFLTTAAGYIFEYRIPDHSGIDQEDDIRESWINHVYPPHAKAARGIPGVQFQPGRIIFPLDDGRLGELHLSGLGDENSGPNYQINARRRSSQKYVWSLIDAPETEGWNAEYCTEEHGPLNCIAGIKDEINEPERRRSRNSKEQQSYISIDMSARKKAPEPEGDYNIPDKNFHLRVMHEGKSFFLITEGGLIFEYLNSENVWFWLKHDHSTAMRGALGNYNGSLFLVDEQRSLHIRERDSDELAWINCTAMKKGRQVIGGPPWDDLPEKSRKARQEDALFFVSKSGRLLQFAVALRKFKWKDCRYPGNMKIASIADQELLRENVVFVIGRNGRLYQYNKVTELWHEHYQSQHLVLSRSPGTAMRLSSLSLQGSIFMLSENGGLVEYNWNPSNGWNWIEHGTPEPSVILVGSPGPCFKGAHLFLVGSDGEVYLRFLDNGTWKWRCCGFPYMENKVKENEEHDHKETCTYEDLAARLEKIEENLQALNKNCDSKVAITRPIPFTEDSVIFELRDGRLAEMRRTGDTAWTWSRTIGTPTSLCISSFWATLAS
- the LOC132643611 gene encoding uncharacterized protein LOC132643611 isoform X2, whose translation is MYVVMSPRTMLLKFFKIFIILSSLGGFVVSNLESESCFVNQYVRQAQRKFEQKTNRFWEYDDQSNSWIQVNLPYDLVSCFNDNCTKVNRIDQTTSQEPEKQREIVITKVKDEEKKSYSYLPLRKRVSLKKMSETSIWITGVSGSIYERFWNGLQWVIAPHDLPISAGYAISVFIVNQTILALSESGYLYQLSDDQPVWIDITPPNDHQTSQVAEQSSVIQIVSGVVSNDRRRMYFCTKNGTLLELTEVDPIRWTNHGKPPGANVAAIADVSTFRSEVVFTISTAGDLYEYDQSSRPSWKKHIRKESSTQDTSLKPSIGCSLKGVNGAISKSLFLLTKGGYLIERRSQRRKWKWINHGNPKDHIVSSITCLSEENLAENSNSLFLTTAAGYIFEYRIPDHSGIDQEDDIRESWINHVYPPHAKAARGIPGVQFQPGRIIFPLDDGRLGELHLSGLGDENSGPNYQINARRRSSQKYVWSLIDAPETEGWNAEYCTEEHGPLNCIAGIKDEINEPERRRSRNSKEQQSYISIDMSARKKAPEPEGDYNIPDKNFHLRVMHEGKSFFLITEGGLIFEYLNSENVWFWLKHDHSTAMRGALGNYNGSLFLVDEQRSLHIRERDSDELAWINCTAMKKGRQVIGGPPWDDLPEKSRKARQEDALFFVSKSGRLLQFAVALRKFKWKDCRYPGNMKIASIADQELLRENVVFVIGRNGRLYQYNKVTELWHEHYQSQHLVLSRSPGTAMRLSSLSLQGSIFMLSENGGLVEYNWNPSNGWNWIEHGTPEPSVILVGSPGPCFKGAHLFLVGSDGEVYLRFLDNGTWKWRCCGFPYMENKVKENEEHDHKETCTYEDLAARLEKIEENLQALNKNCDSKVAITRPIPFTEDSVIFELRDGRLAEMRRTGDTAWTWSRTIGTPTSLCISSFWATLAS